One Oryctolagus cuniculus chromosome 7, mOryCun1.1, whole genome shotgun sequence genomic window, TCTTCAGAATGCTTTCATTTACAATCTCACAACAACCTGGAAGGGGGCGGTTGTCACCAGGGCCAATAGGAAGGCAGGGGATTGTGGTTTGGAGCGCAGGCTttagatttgaatcctggctgtatTTACTGACTCTATGGCTTTGGACAAATCATTTAACATCTCTATTCTTCGATTACATCATCTctgaaaaggaaataataagaGGGTTTTATGAGGAGTAAATCATATAATGCAATTAATTACTCAGTAAGAACTCAGCAAGCACAGAAAGGGAAATGGATTTGCTTGAAGTCATGTGACTAAGGACCCAGCAGAGCAAGGGCTCACCAGTAAGATGGCCTGACTCCAAACGCGGTCACCTGCCAAGCTGTCCCCCCATGGGGGCCTCAGCTGAGCGCCAGAACCAGCTATTTGCTGTCATAATCACAGAGTCCGTGCTGGCCCGGTGATGGAGAGAGGGGCAGGTGCGGAGCAGCAGTTAGCTCTGAGTACCCGTGTGGGCAGTCCACCTGGTTGTCACCTGCTGACATCAGGTCCAAGCGCAGGCCCCTGGCTGGTGGCAGCAGTGGAGGACCAGGGTGGGGTCTTGCTTTCTAGCCTGTCTTTTGAACAGGGGTTACCAGCAGCAGCCATACCAGTAACATAAGTGACAACAAGAGTCCATTGAGCATTTGCTGAGTACCCTTGCATTCATTTCACCCTCTCAGCTCCGTGCAGCAGGTGCTGCCATAACCCCATTTACAGCTAAGGGAATTGAGGCCAATTGATGAAGAGAGTTGTCCATGGCCAGTCTGCTTGTTAAGTGACAGAGTCGGGATTCGAACCCAGCTCTGCTGGCTTCCGAAGATGTCTGGCTCACTGCTGCACTCTGTAGCCTTCTGTGAGAGACCTCCCAGCtctgctggctgtagcggccacctCCCCTCCCTGAACCTGCCCCCATCAGCAGGGCAGGTCTGTCCCAGCACCTCCACCTGCTCAGCCTTTTCACACCTGGCGAGGGTCTACTTAATCAAGTCATCTTGGCCACGAAGTCTCCTCTTTGCGTTAATCCTGGGTTGTGATGAAAACGATCCAGTGTGCCGTGCTTCTAGGCTGACTGAGCTCACTTTTGACTCTAGCAACCCACCACCTCTCATCCTAGCTGGGGGACTTCCTTCCCGCCTCTTAGACGGAGAGACTGGAGCTCAGTGAGGGAGGGAACATTCCCAAGGTCATGCAGGCACTGGGGTGGAGCAGGTCCAGAACCCAGTCTGACTCCAGGCTCGGTGCTCCGCCCTCCACCCGCATCCCCTCGCTGTCCCTCACTCTGCAGGATTCTTCGACGCCCGAGCCCTGGCCATCGACTTCCGGAGCATTGGATTTCGGGAGTGCCTCACCGAGGTCATCAGGTACCTGGGGGTCCTGGAAGGGCCCAGCAGCCGTGCAGACCCCGTCCGGATTCGCCTTCTGTCGCACCTCAACAGCTACGCAGCTGAGATGGAGCCGTCGCCCATGCCTGCTGGCCCACTAGCcttccctgcctggccctggtccTTCTTCCATAGCTGCCCAGGGCTGCCGGCCCTGAGCAGTCAGCTTGCCATCCTGGGAAGAGTGCCCGGCACCATCCTCCCCAGCGCCTCCTCTCCCGCCTACCCCATCTCCAGCCTCCGAACCACTCCCGTGCGCAGAGCCGCTGGCACCATCCTGCCGGCCCGGAGGCATATGCTGCCCAGTCGCGGGGCGTTGTCCGCCCGGAGGGCCCACGCCCTGGAGAGGCCAGCCGCCCCTGTCCCCGCAGGCCCCagcagcagagctgccaggagcaCCCACGCGGCTCCCCTCCCGCGCTCCTCCTCCCCCACATCCCCTGACGCTGTGGGGTCTGCTTCTCACGTGGCTGTTTCGGAGCCCAGCCCATCTTCCCTGGGGCCGGCTGGAAGGCCTGTGGGAGCCGTGCGCTACCGCTCCTGGGTCTCCGAAATCACAGAAATTGGGGCTTTCTGAGCtggtgccccgccccgccccccaaggCCCCCAGCCAGAAGTGAGGGAGAGTCTTTCTCCAGGAGCTGTAAAAACGCACAGCCTTTTCTGCATGGCTCCCCAGACTGGCCCCTGTGGGAAGACGCCCTCCTTCCGTCTGCCTcgcctcctctctgcctttcccggCTCGTCCGCCCAGCCGTGCTGGAGCTGTTCTGGTCTTGACCCTCAGTCCGGGTTCTCACCTGCATGGATGAATCTTGGAAGAGCCCCTCAGGGCAGTACCCAGAGCCCTCTCTTGCCCGGAACACATGGGGCAGCAGGCATGACTCTTGGCTCTGGGAACGAAGCTTCAGCTACCAGGGCCGAGGCAGGTGGCTTCTACAGAAAGGACAGGCCCCATTAGGGACAATGACtggctggctgcagcctgccccCTGGGGGCCAGAACACGATGACTGCCTCATTTCCTGGAGACAGTAATTCAGCAGGAACCACCAAGAAGTTCCCAGGGAGCCCTctgtgcccctgcctgcctgtggcCTGCTCCATGGCACTGACCACAGGACAGACACCTTCTCGGACCCCACAGCCATGGTGTGAAGACTGGAGGCCCGGGCTGCAGGCACCACCCTCTGCAGCACACTGCTGATCCGACAAGCCCCTGGAGCTTTGGGGACAGTAGCGAAACTGAGACAGAGCGGCCTAACCCCCAGGCCTCAGACAGCATTCCCAGGCAAGCCCGGGTTGAGCTTCCTGCCCCTCCTGTCACCATCCTCCAGGCATGTGGTCCCTCCCGGCGGGTGAACAGTGGGCAAGGGCCATGGCCCCACGTGATGGCACCCAGAGAAGAATCCTCCAGGGACTCAGCACCAGACATCTGCACCGTGTGGCTTGCATCCGGCTCCCAGAGCCCAGACTGCTGGAACGGCCAAGGGCCGTCGGGATGGACAAAAATAACCACAAGCAGGCAGGAGGAAGGACAACCAGAGGCGGCTCAGCGCTGCAGGGTCACCCATGGGTCGAGGGCCTGAGATCCCGCTCTGCCAGGATTCCACACAGCCGCTATCCAGGGGCCGTTTCATGAGCCAGCTCTCGCCCTCTGGCAGAGGGCACAAATGGCCCAGGCCCCACACCCAGGAGAGCAGCAGACTGGCCTGGCACTCATGGGACCAGGCAGGCCTCGCCAGCTGAAAAAGTGCAGCAACACTTTGGGCTCATGGGTAAATGTCTGCTCCCCCTGGGGGCATCCCAGTGCCCTGCCCCTCACCAGCTGGGCCACACCTGACAGCCCCGTGCAGCCCGTGACCTAGCAGCTCACTGGTGCTCACTTGGAGCCGTCACCCAGGGAggccctcccaccctctcccttccGCAGAACACCCCCCCCCAGGTGGCATTGAGGAGATGCCCTGGGCTCGGGAGTAGAATGAgcagacgggggtgggggtgggggggttgctaTCAGAGAAATGGGAAAGGGGCCTGAGGCCATCTGAGTGCTGCTTTCCTCTAGGGGGCGTCTTTTCCCAGAGGGATCACTGCGGGGGAACAGGGGACCCTGAGATGGGGGGCAGGGCAGTCACACAGGCTCTCAGGAGTGAGAGGCGACCAGAGGAGGTGACAGCAGGCAAAGGCCAACCTCACCTTCCTTACCAAGGAGCACACGGGACAGGAAggactcctccctctcctcctccccctcctcttcctgctgccCCCTTCTCAGATGGTCCAGTGCCAGTGATGTGTGACAGCGGCAGGAGCTCAGGCTGGGAGCCCCCGAGGGTGGACTCTCCCACCCAAGGTGCCATCAGGGCTGGGGACGTCCTCCTCCGTCCTGCTCTCCTGCGCCCCCTGTTGTCCAGGCACTGCTGCAGTCCCGGCAGCTCCCTAGCCTATCCTCTGCAGACACCAGCCCCAGAGTCTGGACCGCACGCGCATAAGGAAGCCCTGAGCCAGCACCTCCTGTGTCTTGGCTGATCCGGGATTGGTTCCCCTGAGACACTGTGGGGCAAAGTGGCTGTTCCCAGGGCTCACACCTCGCCACTTCCCCTTCTGTTCCCAAGCCTACTAGACCGAGTCGCCGACTCCCACCGCAGCATTGGGGTCATTGCAGACATCCAGTAAAGCTTTTTAGTCCTTCTGGAAACCTCCGATCGATTCTACTTCTTAAACATCTCTGGAGCCCATCCACTTCCATCTGAACCCACAGCCACCATCCTGGTCAGGCCACATCAGGTGCCCTACAGGGCCCTGGCATGGCCTCCAGTGCTTTGCCAGTCCgttcccacagcagccagagagcACTGGACACGTGCATGTCATCATGCATCAACTCTGCTTAAAAAAGCTTCCTCTGttgcctgtgactctgcctcaTCTCAAGGTAAAATCAGGAGCTGGCGTCCCCTATCAgcgcacgggttcaagtcccagctgctccacttccgatcgagctccctgctcatgcacttgggaaggcagtggaagatggcccaagtacttaggctcctgtacccacgtgggagacctggatgaagctctgggctcctggcttcaacctggcccagccttagccattttgccatttggggagtgaaccagtagatggaagatctctttctctctgtctctccctctccatctgtcactctttcaaataacgtTCTAAAGCATTTTTTAAGAATGAAGGCAAAACCCAAGCTGTCTCCAGACTTGCTCCTGTGCTGCTGCCCCTGTGGCCTGCCTTCACTTCTCAACATTCCTGCTCCAGCACTGTGCATGTGCTTTTCCTTTTGCCTAGAATGCTATTTTCTCTCTGCCTGAGTCCTTGAGACTCTTAAGCCTTGCCttaaatgtcacctcctctgAGAGGCCTTCCCTGACTACTGTACTTGAACGATCTCTCTCAAAGCCCCCCCCCCATTCTTTCCATTCATGGGAAATTTGCCCTGTGTATCCATTTGTGTATTAACTTGTTTTGTTGACTGTCCCCCGTACTAGGCTGTAAGCCCAATGAGGCCAGGACCATGCCTGGTTTGCTCTTCTGTCTGCAGCCAGCACCAAGCAGGGTGCTTGGCTCATAGTCTCTGTTCTATAAGTCTTGCTGAATAAATGAACTGCCAAAGAGAGACGTCTTCTGGCCTGAGTCTGTGGATGGAACGGGGCCCCTGTAGGGATGAGCTCCTGGCCCGCCCACTTtgtggggaaggggtgggagagagcaGAGTAAGAGCCAGGGCCAAGGACCTGGAAGTTCCTGCAAACAGTGAACAGGCCCTGGCCCCAGTCAAGTGCAAGTGTGATCGCCGGGAGTGCATGCTGACAGCTGAGACAGGTAGGCTGCCCGGCCGGCAGGCATCGTTCTGCACTCGGCTTGGCTCCCGACGATCCAGCAGGCTCGTGGAGGTCTGCCCCGTGCCAGCCAGGCCTGGTGCAGCCAGAGGAGATGAGGATGCTGTTGGCCTGGGGAGGTGAGTGACAGTTTGGTGGGAGGAGAGTGGAGAAGCGGGTTGAGAAGGCTGGGAGCCACAGCGGGGGTTCTGAGCCTCTTCTGAGGGTGGTTCCAGGGCCATTGGTGGGGAGCAATGGGAGGGAGCCAtcccaggggagggggaagagacgCATGCACACAACAGAGGGACCTGGCTCTGCAAACACCCGGACACTCCATCAAGGAGAGCTCGAGAAGAGCACAGGCCTTCAGCCACGGGGCAGGAGGAGGCCGGCCTGGGCCCTTACGAATGAGGTGAGGCTCTGGGCAAGCTACTCAACCTCCTTGAACTTGAACCTCCTCATCTATAAAGCAGGGATGAtgcagcagcagctgctgtggACTGAGTAACTGTGCACCTGACACTGTGcccagtgtttttttgttttgttttgttttgtttttttgtttttttgttttttttttttttgaatatctCCTTTCACAGATAAGGACACTGAACCAAGACTCCAtctcctggggctgggcaagagttgaatgaaataatttatttaggaGACGGAATTCACAGCTTGGTGGAACACTCGCGACACTAGCTTCCTTGCCTCCTTCTGGAGGAAGACCGTGGGGTGAGCCAGGACTGGGTGTGGGTTCACCCCATTAATGACAGCAGGTGATCTGCGTTACCTCACAGGCTCCTCGGACAGCAGGGCTCAGCTGTCAGTAGCCCCGTTTTATAGAAGGGAAAGTGGAGGCTCACGTCGTCCCTCAAGGCGCCCTAAGTTCACAACACTTAGTGAAGTTCTAGCCAAAAGTCCAACCCAGGCCTGTCCGAGTCAGCCTCGGCGGGCAGAGCACGCTGCTTCCTCCAGCACAATCCCAGTGATGTTTCATGGCTGGAGATCAGCACCGCCTGGGCAGCCTTCCTCTCGGAGCTGAGGGAGGGTTAGGGGCTGTGGGTCTTGCTGGTGGAGACTGCTCTCCCGTGGACAGAGCTGCTGCGACTCCCTTGTTAATTACTCGATAGTGGCTGGTGAAACGGAGCAGGTGTCTGATCACGTAGCGATGCGAAGAACTAAGACTGTGGTGGGCGGAGAAATGTCAGACAGCGGGCTGGCCGCCACACTGCCCGGGGCCCAGAGTTCCGCTTCAAGCTTGGCTTGGCTCGGTCCTGAGGGCACTGCCCTGCTCCCGGAAGTCTGGTACggccacaccccaccccaggtGCCCCAGACATTCTGTGGCAACCTCTGAAAACCCCTGACGCTCCCACCGCCTTCGCCTCCAGCAACACTCAAAGGAACCAGTCAGCGACAGCGCAAAGAACTAATCCTTCCGCGGCACGGCGCCGGGCCACTTCCAAGGCTTTCACGCTCACACGAAGTGCGTGTGAGCGCCAGTGCGCCTGTCAACGATTTGGTTGGGGAGCAAGGGTGGAACTTACTATGTCCATCATGTAGACGAGGAAACTGAATCTCCTCCgccctgcggccccggcacatggggttctagtcccggttggggcgccggattctgtcccggttgcccctcttccaggccagccctctgctatggcccgggaaggcagtggaggatggcccaagtgcttgggccctgc contains:
- the HEYL gene encoding hairy/enhancer-of-split related with YRPW motif-like protein gives rise to the protein MKRPRQPSGSDGESDGPIDVGRESELSQMARPLSTPSPSQMQARKKRRGIIEKRRRDRINSSLSELRRLVPTAFEKQGSSKLEKAEVLQMTVDHLKMLHATGGTGFFDARALAIDFRSIGFRECLTEVIRYLGVLEGPSSRADPVRIRLLSHLNSYAAEMEPSPMPAGPLAFPAWPWSFFHSCPGLPALSSQLAILGRVPGTILPSASSPAYPISSLRTTPVRRAAGTILPARRHMLPSRGALSARRAHALERPAAPVPAGPSSRAARSTHAAPLPRSSSPTSPDAVGSASHVAVSEPSPSSLGPAGRPVGAVRYRSWVSEITEIGAF